The nucleotide sequence AACTTGTTGTCAAAAGGGACCCTATGGGATATATAACCATGATCTTTTTTGTTGTGTTTGCATTACAAAGTAGTGATACAAGTTAGCTTCAATATCCTGACAAATTGATTTTATGTTAGCTGCTGGAGCATTCATTATAGTAGAAATGTTGTTTAGCTCAAGCCTTCTCGCAATAGTTGGGGCTGGTGAACAGGTTCCGCAATTTACTACTAAGTTCTAGTTGTAGTCCTTTTAACTATTCATTGATCTACAAGATTTCTGATTTAGTTACTTTACTACTTGTGTCATTTTAACAGCCATCTTTGTCGCCGCGAAGACTATGTATGTTTAATACAATGACTGGAGTAGCTCTTGAGGAATTAAACTTCTTAACTTCTATCCTTGCTGTTCGCATGAATAAGAAAAGGTAAACTACATTTGCTTCATTTAAGATTCccattgttcaattttctattcATTTGACATGTCGTAGTCAGATATGCTCATAGTAACAAAAAAAGCTTGATGTTTTAGAGGGATAAACTATTTTGGTTCAAAGAAAGTTTGTAGGTTAGACTGGATAGAGCTATTCCAATTTgccaagggtctatcggaaacaacctctctactttcTCAATTTAGGGGGGTAAGGACTGCGTACATaatatcctccccagaccccacttgtcggatttcactgggtttgttgttgttgtatcaccTGCAGTAATAGCATATTTACGTAAACCTCTATGTCTTTATTTTAATAAACAAATTAAACAAGCGAGAAGAATTCATCTTGAGAAGCAGAAAGACTAAACATAGCACAACCTTTAGCAGGTTTGCTCTCATTGAACTGACAATGGTTACTCTCAATAAGTCTGAGATCATACTGATGTTCAAATTTTCCAGTTTAAATATCAGACTTCCTTATAATCTTTTCTTGTGGCAGCTAGTAATTTTTTCCCCCGCACTATGAACTATGCACTTGATTTTTGAATGAGAACAGATTGAATATATTTGTTCTTTGTAACTTTGATGCATTCAATTCTTGTAATCAATTTTGATTAAAGACTCCTAATTTGTTATTTCTCCCTTGTTCCCAATTCTTTTTCAAACAATGTCCTCGAATTTGCAGATTGATTGTCATATTGCAGGAGAAGACATTTATTTATGATATAAACAGTCTTAAGATATTGGACACTATTGATACGGTGCCGAATCCAAAAGGTCTGTCCGGAAAATCTTTTTTTCAAGTTTTAGTGACTTCACTCTTATAATCATTGGAGCAATGACTTATGCCATCCTGCATAAAAAGATcaaccaaaaaggaaaagaataaaagaagtcaCTGCTTTATAATCGGGAGCCttgacgtaactggtaaagttgctgccatgtgaccaggaggtcactggtttgagccgtggaaacagccttttgtggtccggcccttcccggaccccgcgcatagcgggagcttagtgcacttgCCCTCACTGGTTTATAACTTTCAGGTTTTTGTTTAATGAAAGTAGATGCTATAAAGTTCCAGTTGGCCTAGCACATTTGCTTATCGACGAGTTCTTGTTTCCAATTTTAGGACTTTGTGCATTTTCACCCAGCTTGGACGGTTCATATTTGGCTCTTCCAGCAAGTACAACGAAAGGATCTTTGTTAGTCTATAATGTTTCCGACCTCCGTTTACACTGTGAGGTCGTGTTTCTTACCGTTATGTGTATTGATCTTACGAAATCATCTATAATAAGATCAATGGGTTTGAGATGTTATATATCATAATTTTTTTATAGTTTAGCGCTTTCCTAGCCTTGAACCAACTCTGTTTACAAACATTTTTAACTTTACAAAACGGAGGAGTTTGTCTTATTTCGGTTACTGTTATAAAAATGCAGATAGATGCTCATCGAGCGCCATTGTCTGTCTTGACACTTTCATCAGGCGGGACTCACATTGCAACAACGTCTGAACAAGGGACCATGATCAGAGTTCATCTTGTTTCAGATGCAACTAAGGTGAACCCTCAAGAACATATTGTATCAAAATGTGATACTAagtagtactccctccgtttcaatttatgtgaacctattttctttttagtctgtgccaaaaagaatgacccctttccatATTTGGAAGCAATTtatctttatgcaatgatttgtAGCCACACAAagtatatgtgcctcattttacaccataagTTCAAaagtcctttttttttaaaaactttgtGCCCAgttaaataggttcacataaattgaaacggagggagtatatgttTCGAGAGATGTATTTCTCTGCCATCATAGAGCTTCTGCATTGGTATGTAGACCGATGACTGTTGAGCCCAACTTACAAATTCTAGAACTAGTTTGAGTTTGATACAAACAAGTAAATAGCGTGTGTACATTATTTGGGAAAAATGAGAACGGAAAACTATTGGTGGTAATTAATACATTACCTATAAACAAAACAGGTCGTTACCTAGTGCGAAAGTACTGTTTCACCTGCGATATGTTACGTATCATTACAATTGTCAGGTAATTGATGCTTCTGTGTCACAACTTCATTTGAATTGTGCCTTTTGATTGATTGTTATTCAATTCCGTTGGCAGTCATATAGCTTCAGGAGAGGGACGTACACTTCAAATATCTTTTCTTTGTCATTCGCGCCAGCAGCAGAACTTCCGGATATTCTTCTTGCAACTAGTTCTTCTGGTTCTGTCCATATTTTCTCTTTGGGTTCACTCCCAAATCAAAGGTGAGATCTCAATTTCTCAAGTGCAATTGAGCATGGCCCCCTACATCTAGAATTTGAACATTGGctaaagaacaacaacaacatacccggtgtaatcccacaagtggggtctggggagggtagagagtacgcagccttacccctaccttgtgcagATAgtgaggctgtttccgatagaccctcggctcaaagcaAGCATGCATAATCACAATGGTATAAAAAAAGATATGCAGTAGTGAAAAAGTCAAagaagcagtaacaacaacaagataatagTAAAACCAAAACGGCACACAACATCGTCAGATAGTAATAGAAATCGGAGAATATGGATATACGAGAATAACACTACCACTATTGGGATGAAAGGAAAGACGCTCGACTTTCTACTACCCTTCTACCCTGATTCTCGACTTCCACACtcttatcaagggtcatgtcctcggtcagctgaagatgcaccatgtcttgcctaatcacctctccccaatgcTTCTTTGGCCTACCTTGACTTCTCCTCAGGCCCACCGAAAGAACGGCCAAttaatatcttccttttactttctCATCCACATTTCACCTTCTTGTCTCCTTTTAGGATATGTTTGAAGTTTTTGCAGATAATCCAACTGTTGCTGTCCCCTATATCATGTTTGTTTTGCCTTATTGATCTTTTCTTATGTGCTTATTTAATTATAGTTACACATTTGATTGACCTCCATCACTTCTCTTCCTATGTTCGGCCGTTTGCTTAGATAGTCTTAAAACCTTCCCCGGAAGTAATTTAGGGCTATTTTCATAAAATTAGCCACTTTTGTCCATTGTTATCCTTATCTGGCCATTTTTTCCGAGATAGTCTTAAAACCttctttattatttattgatacatcagtATGCACATCTCTATTTCGTAATAGATTAGCCCTCATATTTTTTTGTTGCTCAACTGCGAAATAAAGCTGCACTGTTGATGATTTATTCAATTGCCTTATTTTGTATCTTCTCCTTACTTCCACCGTAAAATTTTACAAGGTCTTCTGGTCTTTTAGCATCAATAATACCAATACCTCATACTGTTAGTGATGCCCTGGATCCTGCTCAA is from Nicotiana tabacum cultivar K326 chromosome 18, ASM71507v2, whole genome shotgun sequence and encodes:
- the LOC107781078 gene encoding autophagy-related protein 18b, which codes for MANQPSSYPILSTSFNQDNSCFAIGTREGFKIFDCNTGRLLYERAAGAFIIVEMLFSSSLLAIVGAGEQPSLSPRRLCMFNTMTGVALEELNFLTSILAVRMNKKRLIVILQEKTFIYDINSLKILDTIDTVPNPKGLCAFSPSLDGSYLALPASTTKGSLLVYNVSDLRLHCEIDAHRAPLSVLTLSSGGTHIATTSEQGTMIRVHLVSDATKSYSFRRGTYTSNIFSLSFAPAAELPDILLATSSSGSVHIFSLGSLPNQRSSGLLASIIPIPHTVSDALDPAQHCILHRAVPAGVRSNTVIRKIEKFDDTATPEHVSLRATISMITYGGYFLEYVYNVNHQNKSSWTLEREFNLLTAEASSLS